One Vespula pensylvanica isolate Volc-1 chromosome 3, ASM1446617v1, whole genome shotgun sequence DNA window includes the following coding sequences:
- the LOC122627568 gene encoding MAP kinase-activating death domain protein isoform X8, with translation MATMDIQRKHLCPRLVDYLAIVGARSAPISRQPVQVPELLRRYPVEDHKDFPLPLDMVYFCQPEGCSSVGPKRTALREATSFTFTLTDKDSGKTRYGICVNFYRPIERAGTNARGGISMRRDKYNTTFRRESWRKSMEKSTDSAFSSDYRSSAVGPSDSEKDCSSSRRDSDTSHAPYAPRLGVTAPSGDSESGGSHSPSPRASRRRQRVRNHSLTSLCIISHHPFFSMFRECLFVLKKIIDACNDNSTPQKVGASRQTNRDSVWSVLSGQVLEGTPSIVLHDIREIETWILRLLSSPVPVPTKTRVEIEIVSSTMQPPLCFALPDHTRFSLVDFPLHLPLELLGVEICLKVLTLILLENKIVLQSRDYNALSMSVMAFVTMIYPLEYMFPAIPLLPTCMSCAEQLLLAPTPYIIGIPASFLMYKKNFKMPDDVWLVDLDSNKVTAPPGLADQLPPLPEPEGTILKNHLKQAMQLMDQVGSGTMGSMSASQAIPPDTWSSRLSSQSPSRRESSASQHSQNLSVSTMRHRPSVDYQHGHGPASSLGSNASQLRRPSLTAAMASASASGGSGTPSPSSSSPVTGPGTTPGSGTSTTSTMGPPFNPFIYGNDVDSVDIATRVAMVRFFNSQNLLANFTEHTRTLRLYPRPVVAFQINSFLRSRPRASQFLNKFARTQAVEFLAEWSLTPSNVAFLRVQTGVFDPAQIGDKSKWYAANLEPIHFKVWDNSSSLANALNALKELESQPTDESGSDSEGAESTSSSYSSLSDFVSEMASSDLSPSYNCPQVSQPQQMALSIDPKNIYNPPSSLQYPGVEEESPVRPESPPSTSSSHSDLSSPSFNRDSELELNPKALETSQSTNDKEEGGSFESDSASTITPRTILSAQSSIGQFGVGMGSLGNSLLNDTERTTTPHRTSRVTRYMVPVMPSGTSLQRQPSVGNVLARTSSFGSSTSPLLTRQLSGSMDNETLAASRQQMTPSTPDGQKNNAGMPGNGVLRQGSQGSLFEQIATQAKDLVRETTRQSSQDGLLAHMDKLKHQAKEKITEAGEDSLFAPLEQFTQQTKKAVGEATKSVQEASKTAIEASKTAAGVSKNTFDDLTYMGKSTFGDLTKSAKEVATKKGLLKGLGESQQSSPPHTPPSSGITQRRESSSTQLVASDTRSGRRDIGRDFFSNISSDLNGIAAQTSSMFSDLFGNRNSSNRNLAQSQRSKERTSTSFGPFPKVSGKTGLVERSSLIKHSSMKANQEEMQRMQNAERSSTNSDNQAFLTDVVTQVLAGEGVGWLKLNRLKKLMEDESYRDLVVTKLNKGLNRKISPDDHIDDVCISKPVYKGMLKCLQAVVHGLAHTYSNFGLGGMASVFQLMEIAHTHYWSKDLSEGGFDGSLLSQASSPFGSKENLKSPQSPNQEIPAQVQLELPHGQQTSDVGQSTTDMFLDMFTKKKKFLCKLTSFDSESGRGGGTGSSEALSTDGGSIITNPAFRQSHQASFRSTVSDSEVEQGNFPRQGKQRTGSVWSSKSSLSTGFRYHGGNLISTTPMSSPETARTYLFEGLLGKERSNLWDQMQFWEDAFLDAVSQERDMLGMDQGAGEMMERYKSLSDSERRRLEHDEDRLLCSLLHNLTAILVMLNVEKNEVKRKVRRLLGKSHIGLIYSQELNQLLDQINNLHGNDIDLKPLTSRQMHRQSFTVHAGVDAEGDLRFLEVRHDGLVLRSVNGVIVERWWYERLVNMTYSPKNKVLCLWRRNGGQTQFHKYYTKKCKDLYYCIKDAMEKAAARGRGGNIGIELGGEFPVQDMRTGEGGLLQVCMEGVGLLFANSKDFEFFVRLDHIRKCFTQKDGIFVLEEFNPKTRQVIQRKYRSQMVNEMIHCMHRIFSIAFAVAELSSEVHLEPLSDKDTA, from the exons ATGGCAACCATGGATATACAAAGAAAGCATCTCTGTCCACGTTTGGTGGACTACCTCGCTATCGTGGGAGCCAGATCGGCTCCGATCTCTCGTCAGCCTGTACAG gTTCCGGAATTGTTGCGTAGATATCCGGTGGAGGATCACAAAGATTTTCCTCTACCTTTGGATATGGTATATTTTTGTCAACCAGAAGGTTGCAGCAGTGTGGGACCTAAACGTACAGCCTTGCGAGAAGCTACGTCTTTCACTTTCACCCTCACGGATAAGGATTCAG gaAAAACACGATATGGCATTTGCGTTAATTTCTACCGACCTATAGAAAGGGCTGGGACAAATGCACGTGGTGGTATTTCAATGAGAAGAGACAAATACAACACCACCTTTAGAAGGGAGAGCTGGAGGAAGAGTATGGAAAAAAGTACAGATTCTGCATTTTCTAg CGACTATAGAAGCAGTGCGGTGGGTCCTAGTGATTCTGAGAAAGATTGCTCCAGTAGCAGAAGAGACTCTGACACGTCCCATGCGCCTTACGCACCGAGATTGGGTGTCACAGCACCGAGTGGTGACAGCGAAAGCGGTGGTAGTCATTCTCCTTCGCCACGAGCTTCTCGAAGACGGCAG agGGTTCGAAATCATTCCTTAACATCACTTTGTATCATCTCTCATCATCCGTTCTTTTCGATGTTTCGAGAATGTCTTTTCGTTTTGAAGAAGATCATCGATGCGTGCAACGATAACTCGACTCCTCAAAAAGTAGGAGCTTCGAGGCAAACTAATAG AGATTCAGTGTGGAGTGTTCTTAGTGGTCAAGTTTTGGAAGGAACTCCGTCCATCGTGTTACACGATATACGGGAGATCGAAACCTGGATCCTGAGATTGTTGAGTAGTCCAGTGCCAGTACCAACGAAAACGCGTGTGGAAATCGAAATAGTATCGTCGACTATGCAACCTCCACTCTGCTTTGCTCTACCTGATCATACAAGATTTTCTTTGGTTGATTTTCCTCTACACTTGCCTCTCGAACTTCTTGGCGTTGAAATATGTTTGAAAGTTCTCACTCTCATTCTATTAGAAAATAAG ATCGTATTACAATCACGAGATTATAATGCTTTATCGATGTCGGTGATGGCATTTGTCACAATGATCTATCCCTTAGAATACATGTTTCCTGCAATACCATTGTTACCAACTTGCATGAGCTGTGCGGAACAACTACTACTTGCCCCAACGCCATATATCATCGGAATACCTGCctcttttttaatgtataagaaaaatttcaaaatgccGGATGATGTCTGGCTGGTGGATCTCGATAGCAATAAAGTAACTGCGCCTCCTGGTTTGGCGGATCAATTACCACCCTTGCCTGAACCGGAAGGTACCATACTAAAGAACCACCTGAAACAG GCAATGCAACTGATGGATCAAGTTGGCTCTGGT ACAATGGGTAGTATGTCCGCTTCGCAAGCTATACCCCCGGACACTTGGTCATCACGATTGTCCTCTCAATCTCCCAGCAGAAGAGAAAGTTCAGCATCTCAACATTCTCAGAATTTAAG CGTGTCGACAATGAGGCACAGGCCGAGCGTTGATTATCAACATGGTCACGGTCCAGCAAGCTCGTTGGGTAGCAACGCATCACAGCTACGTCGTCCGTCGTTAACAGCTGCGATGGCATCAGCTTCAGCGTCTGGAGGAAGCGGTACGCCTTCTCCTTCATCATCGTCACCAGTAACTGGACCTGGGACCACACCTGGCAGTGGAACATCCACAACTTCGACTATGGGTCCACCGTTTAATCCCTTTATCTACGGTAACGACGTTGATTCGGTCGATATCGCAACACGAGTGGCTATGGTCCGCTTCTTCAACTCTCAAAATCTCTTGGCCAATTTTACTGAGCATACACGCACGCTGAGGCTCTACCCAAGACCCGTAGTTgcatttcaaataaattctttccTCCGTTCGAGACCAAGAGCGAGTCAGTTTCTGAACAAATTTGCGCGCACACAAGCCGTCGAATTTCTCGCCGAGTGGTCGCTTACACCCAGTAACGTTGCTTTCTTGAGAGTACAAACCGGAGTGTTTGATCCGGCGCAAATCGGTGATAAGTCAAAATGGTACGCTGCGAATCTCGAGCCAATACATTTCAAAGTTTGGGATAACTCTAGCTCTTTGGCAAACGCTTTAAATGCGCTGAAGGAGTTGGAAAGTCAGCCAACTGACGAGAGTGGCTCGGATTCAGAAGGTGCAGAAAGCACGagctcttcttattcttctctcaGTGATTTCGTTTCGGAAATGGCATCGTCGGATTTGTCACCGA GCTATAATTGTCCTCAAGTCAGTCAACCTCAACAAATGGCACTTTCGATTGATCCAAAGAACATTTATAATCCACCAAGTTCATTGCAATATCCTGGCGTGGAAGAAGAATCACCGGTGCGTCCTGAAAGTCCACCAAGTACATCCTCCAGTCATAGCGATCTCAGCAGTCCGAGTTTCAACAGAGACTCCGAATTGGAGTTGAATCCTAAAGCTCTCGAAACATCGCAATCTACCAAT GATAAAGAGGAAGGTGGTAGTTTTGAGTCAGACTCTGCATCAACAATAACTCCACGCACAATCCTGAGCGCACAAAGTTCAATAGGCCAGTTTGGAGTGGGCATGGGGTCATTAGGTAACTCCTTGCTCAACGACACTGAACGCACTACCACCCCTCACAGGACATCACGCGTCACTAGATATATGGTTCCT GTGATGCCCAGTGGAACGAGTCTTCAGAGACAACCAAGCGTTGGCAATGTTTTGGCGCGAACGTCCAGCTTTGGGTCTAGCACGAGTCCACTTCTAACACGACAACTCAGTGGTAGTATGGATAATGAGACTCTTGCGGCATCTCGTCAGCAAATGACGCCGAGTACACCGGATGGACAGAAGAACAATGCTGGTATGCCAGGAAATGGTGTCTTGAGACAAGGATCGCAGGGTTCGTTGTTTGAACAAATTGCGACTCAAGCAAAGGATCTTGTACGAGAAACGACCAGACAGAGTAGTCAAGATGGACTTCTTGCGCATATGGATAAA CTGAAGCATCAAGCAAAGGAGAAGATAACGGAAGCAGGCGAAGACAGTTTGTTCGCGCCGTTAGAACAG TTTACACAACAAACGAAGAAGGCTGTAGGCGAAGCTACCAAGTCCGTTCAAGAGGCATCAAAAACAGCTATCGAAGCTAGCAAGACAGCTGCAGGTGTGAGCAAAAACACTTTTGACGACTTAACGTACATGGGTAAAAGTACGTTTGGTGATTTAACAAAGAGTGCTAAGGAGGTCGCAACGAAAAAGGGTTTGCTCAAG GGTCTCGGAGAGTCACAACAATCTTCACCACCTCATACTCCTCCATCTTCTGGTATAACTCAAAGGAGAGAATCATCCAGCACTCAATTGGTTGCCTCGGATACTCGTTCCGGACGTAGAGACATCGGCCGTGATTTCTTTAGTAACATTAGTAGCGATTTAAACGGCATCGCTGCTCAAACGAGCAGTATGTTCAGTGATTTGTTTg GTAACAGAAATAGTTCTAATCGGAATCTTGCGCAATCACAAAGATCAAAGGAGAGAACTAGCACATCATTTGGACCCTTTCCTAAAG TTTCAGGAAAGACAGGTCTCGTTGAACGTTCATCATTAATAAAGCATTCTTCGATGAAAGCTAATCAAGAAGAGATGCAAAGGATGCAAAATGCAGAACGATCCAGTACAAACAGCGACAATCAAGCCTTCTTAACGGAT GTGGTAACACAAGTTCTGGCTGGTGAAGGCGTCGGTTGGCTCAAATTGAATAGATTGAAGAAACTTATGGAAGATGAAAGCTATCGAGACTTGGTCGTTACAAAGCTTAATAAAGGGCTCAATAGAAAAATTAGTCCCGATGATCATATTGACGATGTG TGCATCTCTAAACCAGTATATAAGGGAATGCTAAAGTGCCTTCAAGCAGTGGTTCATGGTCTCGCTCATACTTATAGTAATTTCGGATTAGGTGGAATGGCTTCGGTTTTCCAATTGATGGAAATAGCTCATACTCATTATTGGAGTAAGGATCTATCTGAAGGAGGTTTCGATGGTTCACTTTTATCACAg GCATCGAGTCCATTTGGTAGCAAGGAAAATTTGAAGTCTCCACAATCTCCGAATCAAG AAATACCAGCTCAGGTTCAACTTGAATTACCCCACGGACAACAAACGAGTGACGTTGGGCAATCGACAACGGACATGTTTTTGGATAtgttcacgaaaaaaaaaaagtttttgtgCAAACTGACGTCATTCGATTCTGAG AGTGGGCGGGGAGGTGGAACAGGAAGCAGCGAAGCTTTATCCACTGACGGAGGTAGCATTATCACTAATCCTGCTTTTCGGCAATCACATCAAGCTTCTTTCCGAAGCACTGTGTCTGATAGCGAGGTCGAACAAGGCAAT TTTCCGCGTCAAGGAAAACAACGTACAGGTAGCGTTTGGTCCAGTAAATCATCGTTGAGTACAGGCTTCAGGTACCATGGTGGAAATTTGATATCTACGACACCAATGTCTAGTCCTGAAACAGCACGAACTTATCTCTTCGAAG GCCTTTTGGGTAAAGAAAGATCCAATCTTTGGGACCAAATGCAATTCTGGGAGGATGCTTTTCTAGACGCTGTATCGCAAGAACGAGATATGTTGGGTATGGATCAGGGTGCAGGAGAGATGATGGAGAG GTACAAGAGTTTGAGCGATAGCGAAAGACGTCGATTGGAACACGACGAGGATCGATTGTTGTGCTCCCTTTTGCACAATCTCACTGCGATCTTGGTAATGTTGAACGTTGAAAAGAACGAGGTGAAACGTAAAGTACGGAGGTTACTGGGAAAAAGTCACATCGGTTTGATTTACAGTCAGGAGCTGAATCAGCTTCTCGATCAGATAAACAATCTC CATGGAAACGATATCGATCTGAAGCCATTGACGTCTCGACAAATGCATCGTCAGTCCTTTACCGTTCATGCTGGCGTCGATGCTGAGGGTGATCTAAGATTCCTCGAAGTTCGTCATGATGGTCTTGTGCTGAGATCAGTAAACGGAGTTATCGTTGAACGTTGGTGGTACGAACGACTGGTAAACATGACCTACAGTCCGAAAAACAAGGTCCTTTGTTTATGGAGAAGAAACGGTGGTCAAACacaatttcataaatattatacaaagaaG